The proteins below are encoded in one region of Micromonospora yangpuensis:
- a CDS encoding VOC family protein, which yields MITSVGSVIIFVTDQQKALDFYTDTLGFEVRLDVTVPADQAPEVDSAVRWIEVAAPSTPTTLSLISRQFAQLRPGKGCGEFTDVNLLVDDMKATYEELNRKGVRFRVEPQHDPFGWRAEFVDPDGNGFNLIETAAGYRAM from the coding sequence ATGATCACGAGTGTCGGCAGTGTCATCATCTTCGTCACCGACCAGCAGAAGGCGCTCGACTTCTACACCGACACGCTGGGCTTCGAGGTTCGGCTCGACGTGACCGTACCGGCCGACCAGGCACCGGAGGTGGACTCCGCGGTCCGCTGGATCGAGGTCGCAGCGCCGAGCACACCGACCACCCTGTCGCTGATCTCCAGACAGTTCGCACAGCTGCGGCCGGGGAAGGGCTGCGGAGAGTTCACCGACGTGAACCTCCTGGTCGACGACATGAAGGCGACCTACGAAGAGCTCAACCGAAAGGGGGTACGGTTTCGGGTCGAGCCCCAGCACGACCCGTTCGGCTGGCGAGCGGAGTTCGTCGACCCCGACGGCAACGGCTTCAACCTGATCGAGACCGCCGCCGGCTATCGGGCGATGTGA
- the htpG gene encoding molecular chaperone HtpG has translation MSNQTETLEFQAETRQLLQLMVHSIYSNKDVFLRELISNASDALDKLRLESMIDKDLQVDTGDLHIELVADPEARTLTVRDNGIGMSRDDVVALIGTIARSGTAELLQKMRESRDAAASQELIGQFGVGFYATFMVAEKVTLLTRRAGQTEGTRWESTGAGTYEIGTVDDAPQGTSVTVHLKPEDSEDNLFDYTAEAKIREIVKRYSDFISWPIRMAVQRPGEEEGSSTTEVQTINSMKALWARPRDEVAEEEYRDFYRHVSHDWSDPLETIHMRGEGTFEYEALLFIPSHAPFDLFQREGRRGVQLYVKRVFIMEDCEALMPEYLRFVKGVVDAHDLSLNISREILQQDRQIQVVRRRLVRKVLATIKDLQANNAEKYRTFWTEFGRALKEGLISDTDNRETLLEVVSLASTHDPAELTTLAGYVERMKDGQSDIYYATGESRTMIENSPHMEAFRAKGYEVLILTDPVDEVWVEQVGQVDGKALRSIAKGQVDLDSEEEKKEAEAEREQRGKEYAALLTWLTEHLKEQVKEVRLSSRLTTSPACVVGDAFDMTPTLEKMYRAMGQEVPTVKRILELNPTHPLVTGLRKAHEQGGDEPALTETAELLYGMALLAEGGELTDPARFTRLLADRLARTL, from the coding sequence GTGAGCAACCAGACCGAGACGTTGGAGTTCCAGGCCGAGACCCGCCAGTTGCTGCAGCTGATGGTCCATTCGATCTATTCGAACAAGGACGTCTTCCTGCGGGAACTCATCTCGAACGCCTCCGACGCGCTGGACAAGCTGCGTCTGGAGTCGATGATCGACAAGGATCTGCAGGTCGACACCGGCGACCTGCACATCGAGTTGGTGGCCGATCCCGAGGCCCGGACGTTGACGGTGCGTGACAACGGCATCGGGATGTCCCGGGACGACGTGGTCGCCCTGATCGGCACCATCGCCCGCTCCGGCACCGCCGAGCTGTTGCAGAAGATGCGGGAGTCCCGCGACGCGGCGGCCTCCCAGGAGCTGATCGGCCAGTTCGGGGTGGGTTTCTACGCCACCTTCATGGTCGCCGAGAAGGTCACCCTGCTGACCCGGCGGGCCGGGCAGACCGAGGGCACCCGGTGGGAGTCCACCGGCGCCGGCACGTACGAGATCGGCACCGTCGACGACGCGCCGCAGGGCACCTCGGTCACCGTGCACCTCAAGCCGGAGGACAGCGAGGACAACCTCTTCGACTACACCGCCGAGGCCAAGATCCGGGAGATCGTCAAGCGGTACTCCGACTTCATCTCCTGGCCGATCCGGATGGCCGTGCAGCGCCCGGGTGAGGAGGAGGGCTCCAGCACCACCGAGGTGCAGACCATCAACTCGATGAAGGCGCTCTGGGCCCGGCCCCGCGACGAGGTCGCGGAGGAGGAGTACCGGGACTTCTACCGGCACGTCAGCCACGACTGGTCCGACCCGCTGGAGACCATCCACATGCGCGGGGAGGGGACCTTCGAGTACGAGGCCCTGCTCTTCATTCCCTCGCACGCCCCCTTCGACCTGTTCCAGCGGGAGGGCCGGCGCGGCGTCCAGCTCTACGTCAAGCGCGTCTTCATCATGGAGGACTGCGAGGCGCTGATGCCGGAGTACCTGCGCTTCGTCAAGGGTGTGGTCGACGCCCACGACCTGTCGCTGAACATCTCCCGGGAGATCCTGCAGCAGGACCGCCAGATCCAGGTGGTCCGCCGCCGGCTGGTCCGCAAGGTGCTCGCCACGATCAAGGACCTGCAGGCCAACAACGCCGAGAAGTACCGCACCTTCTGGACCGAGTTCGGCCGGGCCCTCAAGGAGGGCCTGATCTCCGACACCGACAACCGGGAGACCCTGCTGGAGGTGGTCTCGCTCGCCTCCACCCACGACCCGGCCGAGCTGACCACCCTGGCCGGGTACGTCGAGCGGATGAAGGACGGCCAGAGCGACATCTACTACGCCACCGGCGAGTCCCGCACGATGATCGAGAACTCGCCGCACATGGAGGCCTTCCGGGCCAAGGGCTACGAGGTGCTGATCCTCACCGACCCGGTCGACGAGGTCTGGGTCGAGCAGGTCGGCCAGGTCGACGGCAAGGCGCTGCGTTCGATCGCCAAGGGCCAGGTCGACCTGGACTCCGAGGAGGAGAAGAAGGAGGCCGAGGCCGAGCGGGAGCAGCGGGGCAAGGAGTACGCCGCCCTGCTGACCTGGCTGACCGAGCACCTCAAGGAGCAGGTCAAGGAGGTCCGGCTGTCGTCGCGGCTGACCACCTCGCCGGCGTGCGTGGTCGGCGACGCCTTCGACATGACCCCCACCCTGGAGAAGATGTACCGGGCGATGGGGCAGGAGGTGCCGACGGTCAAGCGGATCCTGGAGCTCAACCCGACGCACCCGCTGGTCACCGGGCTGCGTAAGGCCCACGAGCAGGGCGGCGACGAGCCCGCGCTCACCGAGACCGCCGAGCTGCTCTACGGCATGGCGCTGCTGGCCGAGGGCGGCGAGCTGACCGACCCGGCCCGCTTCACCCGGCTACTGGCCGACCGGCTGGCCCGCACCCTCTGA
- a CDS encoding response regulator transcription factor, which translates to MKVLLVEDDDSIAEPLVDGLARYGMTVRRVATGAAALAAGPTEMILLDLGLPDMDGIEVCRAVRRTSAVPLIMLTARGDEADRVLGLGLGADDYMAKPFSVRELVARMHAVGRRTRPPADGPPPARDDRVRTLGPLQLDLRAREVRVRGELVALAPKEYDLLVHLAADPGAIVARRDILETVWEPNFFGRGKTLDFHVASLRRKLGDPAWIETRRGVGFRLVVPA; encoded by the coding sequence GTGAAGGTGTTACTGGTCGAGGACGACGACTCGATCGCCGAGCCACTGGTCGACGGCCTGGCCCGGTACGGGATGACGGTCCGACGGGTGGCCACCGGTGCCGCCGCGCTCGCCGCCGGGCCGACCGAGATGATCCTGCTCGACCTGGGGCTACCCGACATGGACGGGATCGAGGTGTGCCGGGCGGTACGCCGTACCTCCGCCGTACCGCTGATCATGTTGACCGCGCGCGGCGACGAGGCGGACCGGGTGCTGGGGCTGGGCCTCGGCGCGGACGACTACATGGCCAAGCCGTTCAGCGTCCGCGAGCTGGTGGCCCGGATGCACGCGGTGGGCCGCCGGACCCGGCCGCCGGCCGACGGGCCACCGCCGGCGCGCGACGACCGGGTGCGCACCCTCGGCCCGCTCCAGCTCGACCTGCGGGCCCGTGAGGTCCGGGTACGCGGCGAACTGGTCGCCCTCGCCCCCAAGGAGTACGACCTGCTGGTGCACCTGGCCGCCGACCCGGGAGCCATCGTGGCCCGGCGGGACATCCTGGAGACGGTGTGGGAGCCGAACTTCTTCGGCCGCGGTAAGACGCTGGACTTCCACGTGGCCAGCCTGCGGCGCAAGCTGGGCGACCCGGCCTGGATCGAGACCCGGCGCGGCGTCGGGTTCCGGCTGGTGGTGCCGGCGTGA
- a CDS encoding VOC family protein, with amino-acid sequence MPVTDQDKAKAFYTEALGFRTLLEMPVPMGENSRWIEVAPEGADTTLILANWLEMTPGSVVGLMLESTDIDTDVEALRAAGVAVEGPVDLPFGRQATFSDPDGNGFVLAQRADGQG; translated from the coding sequence GTGCCTGTCACCGACCAGGACAAGGCCAAGGCCTTCTACACCGAGGCCCTCGGGTTCCGGACGCTCCTCGAGATGCCGGTGCCCATGGGGGAGAACTCCCGCTGGATCGAGGTCGCTCCCGAGGGCGCCGACACCACCCTGATCCTCGCCAACTGGCTGGAGATGACGCCCGGCAGCGTCGTCGGCCTCATGTTGGAGTCCACCGACATCGACACCGACGTCGAGGCGCTCCGCGCCGCCGGGGTCGCCGTCGAGGGCCCTGTCGACCTGCCGTTCGGCCGGCAGGCGACGTTCAGCGACCCCGACGGCAACGGCTTCGTCCTCGCTCAGCGGGCTGACGGCCAGGGCTGA